In the genome of Streptomyces sp. NBC_00259, the window CCCGGTAGACGTCGAGGGCGCTCGCCTCGCACGGGGTCTCGAAGCGCTGGGAGGGCACCACCTGAAAGGCCTCGCCCGCGCGGATGCGCTCCTTGATGTCCTCGACGGCGTCCTGGAACTGTTCGCCGCTCCACATCGGCCCGGTGTACGGGGGCAGTTCGGACGGCGGCAGGGCCTGCGGCCGGTAGTCGACCGGCTGCGCCAGATCGGCCTCCATGGCGTCGAGACGGGCCACGGCGTCCGCGTAGGCCTCGTCGACGCCCGTGTCGAGGTCGTTGTGGTTGATCGCGTTGGCGATCAGCAGGACCGAGCCGTCCCAGTGGTCGAGCACGGCGAGGTCCGAGGTGAGCAGCATGGTCAGCTCGGGCAGTCTCAGATCGTCCGTGCCGTGCTCGCCGATCTTCTCCAGCCGGCGGACGATGTCGTAGCCGAGGTAGCCGATCATGCCACCCGTGAACGGGGGCATGCCCGGAGCGACGTCGGGGGCGAGAGGCGTGTGCAGGGCCTCGACGGTCGCGCTCAGGGCCTTGAGCGGGTCCCCGTCGGTGGGGACGCCGACGGGCGGGGTGCCGAGCCAGTGCGCCTGGCCGTCACGGACGGTGAGGGTCGCGGCGGACCGGACGCCGACGAAGGAGTAGCGGGACCAGGACCTGCCGTTCTCGGCGGATTCCAGCAGGAACGTGCCGGGGCGCTCCCCCGCGAGCTTGCGGTAGAGGCCGACCGGAGTGTCACCGTCCGCGAGAAGGCGGCGGCTGACGGGGATGACGCGGCGGTCGGCCGCCAGCTTGCGGAAGGTGTCGAGATCCATGGCGCAAAACCCTACTGGCCGAGGGAGAGCACGTCGGCGTCGAAGCAGGTACGGGCCCCGGTGTGGCAGGCGGCACCGATCTGGTCGACCTTCACCAGCACGGTGTCGGCGTCGCAGTCGAGAGCCACGGACTTGACGTGCTGGACGTGGCCGGAGGTGTCGCCCTTGACCCAGTACTCCCGGCGGCTGCGGGACCAGTACGTGGCACGGCCGGTGCTGAGGGTGCGGTGCAGGGCCTCGTCGTCCATCCAGCCGAGCATCAGCACCTCGCCGGTGTCGTACTGCTGGGCGATGGCCGGGACCAGTCCGTCGACGCTCCGCCTGAGGCGGGCGGCGATGGCGGGGTCGAGTGCGCTGGGAATGCGGGACGTGCCTGTCATGGGCTCATTGTGCCGCGCCCACGGGGCCGGAACGGTGGTGCGTCCACTGGGCGGACGCGGCGCGCCGGTCGTAGGCTGGCCGCCATGTCGACCCATGCGAAGCGTGAACGACTTCTGCTCGCCGATCTTCTGGAGGCGGCGGGCCCGGACGCCCCGACCCTGTGCGAGGGGTGGAACACCCGTGATCTGGCGGCCCATGTCGTGGTGCGCGAGCGCCGCCCGGAGGCCGCGGGGATCGTGCTGAGCCCGCTGCGGAGCAGGCTGGAGCGGGTGCAGGCGGAGTATGCCGCGAAGCCGTACGAGGAGCTGATCCAGCTGATCCGTACGGGCCCGCCGCGGATGTCACCGTTCTCGATCAAGCCGGTGGACGAGGCGTCGAACACGG includes:
- a CDS encoding anthranilate synthase component I, translating into MDLDTFRKLAADRRVIPVSRRLLADGDTPVGLYRKLAGERPGTFLLESAENGRSWSRYSFVGVRSAATLTVRDGQAHWLGTPPVGVPTDGDPLKALSATVEALHTPLAPDVAPGMPPFTGGMIGYLGYDIVRRLEKIGEHGTDDLRLPELTMLLTSDLAVLDHWDGSVLLIANAINHNDLDTGVDEAYADAVARLDAMEADLAQPVDYRPQALPPSELPPYTGPMWSGEQFQDAVEDIKERIRAGEAFQVVPSQRFETPCEASALDVYRVLRATNPSPYMYLLRFPHEDGGFDVVGSSPEALVKIENGRAMVHPIAGTRPRGATPQEDHDLAEELLADPKERAEHLMLVDLGRNDLGRVCEPGSVEVVDFMSVERYSHVMHIVSTVTGTVAAGRTAFDVLTACFPAGTLSGAPKPRAMQIIEELEPSRRGLYGGCVGYLDFAGNSDTAIAIRTALLRDGTAYVQAGAGIVADSDPVAEDTECRNKAAAVLRAVHTANRLNGNRTRKG
- the hisI gene encoding phosphoribosyl-AMP cyclohydrolase — encoded protein: MTGTSRIPSALDPAIAARLRRSVDGLVPAIAQQYDTGEVLMLGWMDDEALHRTLSTGRATYWSRSRREYWVKGDTSGHVQHVKSVALDCDADTVLVKVDQIGAACHTGARTCFDADVLSLGQ